The following are from one region of the Nicotiana tabacum cultivar K326 chromosome 3, ASM71507v2, whole genome shotgun sequence genome:
- the LOC107807197 gene encoding mitochondrial import receptor subunit TOM20, producing the protein MEQNDFDRLLFFEHARKTAEATYAKDPLDADNLTRWGGALLELSQFQPVAESKKMISDAISKLEEALEVNPQKHDAIWCLGNAHTSQAFLTPDEDEAKVYFDKSAQCFQQAVDVDPTNELYRKSLEVASKAPELHAEIHKQGAMQQAMGPGPSASTSTKGSKKKKSSDLKYDIFGWVILAVGIVAWVGFAKSNVPPPPPPPPR; encoded by the exons ATGGAGCAAAACGATTTCGATCGCCTCCTCTTCTTCGAGCACGCTCGCAAGACTGCCGAAGCTACCTATGCTAAAGATCCTCTCGATGCTGAT AACTTGACGAGATGGGGAGGTGCATTGTTGGAATTGTCACAGTTCCAGCCTGTCGCGGAATCAAAGAAGATGATTTCTG ATGCCATCTCAAAGTTGGAGGAGGCTTTGGAGGTTAATCCACAGAAGCATGACGCCATTTGGTGTTTGGGGAATGCACATACATCCCAGGCATTTCTAACTCCTGATGAAGATGAAGCTAAGGTTTACTTTGACAAATCAGCTCAGTGCTTCCAGCAGGCTGTTGATGTG GATCCAACCAATGAACTTTATCGGAAATCTTTAGAAGTTGCTTCTAAG GCTCCAGAGTTGCACGCGGAGATTCACAAACAAGGTGCCATGCAACAAGCTATGGGACCAGGACCTTCGGCATCAACAAGTACAAAG ggttcaaagaagaaaaagagcagtGATCTGAAGTATGACATTTTTGGATGGGTAATACTTGCTGTTGGAATTGTTGCGTGGGTTGGTTTTGCAAAATCTAATgtgcctcctcctcctcctcctcctccaagataA